One Narcine bancroftii isolate sNarBan1 chromosome 3, sNarBan1.hap1, whole genome shotgun sequence DNA window includes the following coding sequences:
- the LOC138759092 gene encoding leucine-rich repeat and fibronectin type-III domain-containing protein 4-like isoform X2, whose amino-acid sequence MERLLLALFLASSAQCCPPHCTCHNLSESLSTLCANKGLLFVPLNIDRRTVELRLAGNFIREVESRDFANMSGLVDLTLSRNTLASIQPMAFGHLGSLRSLHLDGNRLTELRADSLRGLASLQRLTASGNQLARLSAAAFDDFLLTLEDLDLSFNNLARVPWQAVSRMLSLHALSLEHNLIERLEAGVLSGLASLDRLDLTSNRLQTLPPDPLFARLPPGTTVNFGGNPLHCNCELLWLRRLARADDLETCGSPAQLAGRYFWHLSEGELVCEPPLITRHTRHLWVLEGQRATLRCRAVGDPPPLLRWVSPGDRVVANSSGITSYGNGTLDIVAAAANDSGTYTCFAANPAGESRARARLRVVPLARRDGGTGRAPQPGSSDISGPPADEAEHVAGITVAQITSTTARVGWSGAQAPTAVWMYQIQYNSSSDHTLVYRIVPSTSKGFDLKNLAPGAVHDLCVLAIHSHDLNKMAATRVLGCARFGTQQQGPACDPLVVGLPGATTTVTAGSTAAGALLVLAMAGLAWRKGRRWGRTVTAKVGDMSLRTPSLPAPSACHRLSPQGGGDIRAERSHSLDMGVAQSRHSYRAGVQRSQSVHGTLLQTATDKETLPYISRELEESIV is encoded by the exons ATGGAGCGGCTCCTGCTGGCCCTGTTCCTGGCATCCAGTGCTCAGTGCTGCCCACCCCATTGCACCTGCCACAACCTGTCTGAGTCGCTGAGCACGCTGTGCGCCAACAAGGGGCTGCTCTTCGTTCCCCTGAACATCGACCGGCGAACCGTGGAGCTGCGACTGGCCGGAAATTTTATCCGGGAGGTGGAGAGCCGTGACTTTGCCAACATGTCTGGCTTGGTGGACCTCACGCTGTCCCGCAACACCCTGGCCTCAATACAGCCCATGGCCTTTGGCCACCTGGGCAGCCTGCGCTCCCTGCATCTGGACGGCAACCGGTTGACGGAGCTGAGGGCAGACAGCCTCCGAGGGCTGGCCAGCCTGCAGCGCCTGACGGCAAGTGGCAACCAGCTGGCACGGCTGTCAGCGGCCGCCTTTGATGATTTTCTGCTCACCCTGGAGGACCTGGACCTGTCCTTCAACAACCTGGCGCGGGTGCCTTGGCAGGCAGTCAGCCGAATGCTCAGCCTGCACGCACTCAGCCTGGAGCACAACCTGATCGAGCGGCTGGAGGCAGGCGTGCTGAGCGGACTGGCCAGCCTGGACCGCCTCGACCTGACGTCCAACCGGCTGCAGACTCTGCCACCGGACCCACTGTTCGCTCGCCTGCCGCCCGGCACCACCGTCAACTTTGGTGGCAACCCACTGCACTGCAACTGTGAGCTGCTGTGGCTGCGCCGGCTGGCCCGTGCCGATGACCTGGAGACTTGCGGCTCGCCGGCACAGCTGGCCGGTCGCTACTTCTGGCACCTGTCTGAGGGCGAGTTAGTGTGCGAGCCTCCACTCATCACGCGGCACACGCGCCATCTCTGGGTGCTGGAGGGCCAGAGGGCCACTCTGAGGTGTCGGGCAGTGGGCGACCCACCGCCGCTTCTCCGCTGGGTCTCTCCTGGTGACAGGGTGGTCGCCAACTCGTCAGGCATCACCTCATACGGCAACGGGACACTAGACATCGTGGCGGCAGCTGCCAATGACAGCGGCACATACACCTGTTTCGCTGCCAACCCAGCGGGTGAGTCACGGGCTCGGGCCCGCCTCAGGGTGGTCCCTCTCGCCCGGCGGGATGGCGGCACTGGTCGTGCCCCACAGCCCGGCTCGTCCGACATCAGCGGGCCCCCAGCTGACGAAGCTGAGCATGTCGCAGGCATCACTGTGGCTCAGATCACCTCCACCACAGCCCGGGTGGGCTGGTCTGGGGCCCAGGCCCCCACAGCGGTGTGGATGTACCAGATCCAGTATAACTCATCCTCGGACCACACTCTGGTCTACAG GATTGTCCCATCCACGAGCAAGGGCTTTGACCTGAAGAACCTTGCCCCAGGGGCGGTGCACGACTTGTGTGTGTTGGCCATCCACAGCCACGACTTGAACAAGATGGCGGCCACCCGTGTGCTGGGCTGCGCTCGCTTCGGAACTCAACAGCAGggcccagcctgtgacccactggTTGTCGGGCTGCCAGGAGCCACGACGACAGTCACCGCGGGCAGCACGGCAGCAGGGGCGCTGCTGGTCTTGGCCATGGCCGGGCTGGCGTGGCGCAAGGGCCGGCGGTGGGGCAGAACTGTGACTGCCAAGGTTGGCGACATGAGCCTGCGGACTCCatctctccctgccccctctgcCTGCCACCGCCTTAGTCCCCAGGGTGGAGGGGACATCCGTGCCGAGCGCAGCCATTCTCTGGATATGGGGGTGGCCCAGTCACGCCACAGTTATCGGGCCGGGGTCCAAAGGAGCCAATCGGTCCATGGGACTCTGCTGCAGACTGCAACAGACAAAGAGACGCTCCCATACATCTCCAGGGAACTGGAAGAGAGCATCGTCTGA
- the LOC138759092 gene encoding leucine-rich repeat and fibronectin type-III domain-containing protein 4-like isoform X1 gives MGERGQWLMKLNTKLCGCSDRGRSVLHDRAAMERLLLALFLASSAQCCPPHCTCHNLSESLSTLCANKGLLFVPLNIDRRTVELRLAGNFIREVESRDFANMSGLVDLTLSRNTLASIQPMAFGHLGSLRSLHLDGNRLTELRADSLRGLASLQRLTASGNQLARLSAAAFDDFLLTLEDLDLSFNNLARVPWQAVSRMLSLHALSLEHNLIERLEAGVLSGLASLDRLDLTSNRLQTLPPDPLFARLPPGTTVNFGGNPLHCNCELLWLRRLARADDLETCGSPAQLAGRYFWHLSEGELVCEPPLITRHTRHLWVLEGQRATLRCRAVGDPPPLLRWVSPGDRVVANSSGITSYGNGTLDIVAAAANDSGTYTCFAANPAGESRARARLRVVPLARRDGGTGRAPQPGSSDISGPPADEAEHVAGITVAQITSTTARVGWSGAQAPTAVWMYQIQYNSSSDHTLVYRIVPSTSKGFDLKNLAPGAVHDLCVLAIHSHDLNKMAATRVLGCARFGTQQQGPACDPLVVGLPGATTTVTAGSTAAGALLVLAMAGLAWRKGRRWGRTVTAKVGDMSLRTPSLPAPSACHRLSPQGGGDIRAERSHSLDMGVAQSRHSYRAGVQRSQSVHGTLLQTATDKETLPYISRELEESIV, from the exons gcaGGTCTGTCCTCCACGACAGAGCGGCGATGGAGCGGCTCCTGCTGGCCCTGTTCCTGGCATCCAGTGCTCAGTGCTGCCCACCCCATTGCACCTGCCACAACCTGTCTGAGTCGCTGAGCACGCTGTGCGCCAACAAGGGGCTGCTCTTCGTTCCCCTGAACATCGACCGGCGAACCGTGGAGCTGCGACTGGCCGGAAATTTTATCCGGGAGGTGGAGAGCCGTGACTTTGCCAACATGTCTGGCTTGGTGGACCTCACGCTGTCCCGCAACACCCTGGCCTCAATACAGCCCATGGCCTTTGGCCACCTGGGCAGCCTGCGCTCCCTGCATCTGGACGGCAACCGGTTGACGGAGCTGAGGGCAGACAGCCTCCGAGGGCTGGCCAGCCTGCAGCGCCTGACGGCAAGTGGCAACCAGCTGGCACGGCTGTCAGCGGCCGCCTTTGATGATTTTCTGCTCACCCTGGAGGACCTGGACCTGTCCTTCAACAACCTGGCGCGGGTGCCTTGGCAGGCAGTCAGCCGAATGCTCAGCCTGCACGCACTCAGCCTGGAGCACAACCTGATCGAGCGGCTGGAGGCAGGCGTGCTGAGCGGACTGGCCAGCCTGGACCGCCTCGACCTGACGTCCAACCGGCTGCAGACTCTGCCACCGGACCCACTGTTCGCTCGCCTGCCGCCCGGCACCACCGTCAACTTTGGTGGCAACCCACTGCACTGCAACTGTGAGCTGCTGTGGCTGCGCCGGCTGGCCCGTGCCGATGACCTGGAGACTTGCGGCTCGCCGGCACAGCTGGCCGGTCGCTACTTCTGGCACCTGTCTGAGGGCGAGTTAGTGTGCGAGCCTCCACTCATCACGCGGCACACGCGCCATCTCTGGGTGCTGGAGGGCCAGAGGGCCACTCTGAGGTGTCGGGCAGTGGGCGACCCACCGCCGCTTCTCCGCTGGGTCTCTCCTGGTGACAGGGTGGTCGCCAACTCGTCAGGCATCACCTCATACGGCAACGGGACACTAGACATCGTGGCGGCAGCTGCCAATGACAGCGGCACATACACCTGTTTCGCTGCCAACCCAGCGGGTGAGTCACGGGCTCGGGCCCGCCTCAGGGTGGTCCCTCTCGCCCGGCGGGATGGCGGCACTGGTCGTGCCCCACAGCCCGGCTCGTCCGACATCAGCGGGCCCCCAGCTGACGAAGCTGAGCATGTCGCAGGCATCACTGTGGCTCAGATCACCTCCACCACAGCCCGGGTGGGCTGGTCTGGGGCCCAGGCCCCCACAGCGGTGTGGATGTACCAGATCCAGTATAACTCATCCTCGGACCACACTCTGGTCTACAG GATTGTCCCATCCACGAGCAAGGGCTTTGACCTGAAGAACCTTGCCCCAGGGGCGGTGCACGACTTGTGTGTGTTGGCCATCCACAGCCACGACTTGAACAAGATGGCGGCCACCCGTGTGCTGGGCTGCGCTCGCTTCGGAACTCAACAGCAGggcccagcctgtgacccactggTTGTCGGGCTGCCAGGAGCCACGACGACAGTCACCGCGGGCAGCACGGCAGCAGGGGCGCTGCTGGTCTTGGCCATGGCCGGGCTGGCGTGGCGCAAGGGCCGGCGGTGGGGCAGAACTGTGACTGCCAAGGTTGGCGACATGAGCCTGCGGACTCCatctctccctgccccctctgcCTGCCACCGCCTTAGTCCCCAGGGTGGAGGGGACATCCGTGCCGAGCGCAGCCATTCTCTGGATATGGGGGTGGCCCAGTCACGCCACAGTTATCGGGCCGGGGTCCAAAGGAGCCAATCGGTCCATGGGACTCTGCTGCAGACTGCAACAGACAAAGAGACGCTCCCATACATCTCCAGGGAACTGGAAGAGAGCATCGTCTGA